The genomic segment GCTGACCTGCGCAGGATCTGTCAGTTCCGAGTTACATTCTCAGAATGAAATAAACACTGAAGGTGGAGGAGAAGAACGTCAACGTCCCTTGCTCTCGGATGGATTGCTGCAAACATTTGACCAGCATGAGGATTCCGTTTACTGTGCTGAATGGAGCAATGTTGATCCCTGGGTATTTGCCTCCCTTAGCTATGATGGACGCGTCATAATCTCAAAAGTGCCCAAGCAGTACAAGTATCAGATTATATTCTAAACTTGGTTTACTTTTTTAggttatttttaataataaatatttatgtatatgtatattaaactAGCTAAGGGGACAGAAATGGCAATTAACCCGTGTCCTCAGATGTACAATCTGAGGAATCATTGGGATTTGCTATCTCAACTGAGCATACGCGTTTAATTAGCTCATTTTCCAGTTCTACTACACCATTATCTATAGCTTCTTCCATTTGAACGTATTCAATAGTGGCTCCACTTTTCTTTGATCCTGACGCGGCAGTTGGCTTTGTTGAGGTGGTTGCAGGAGCTGACCCTTCATCGAcagctgctgcttttgctgctccACCTTCTGCTTTTGCTGCTCCACCTTCTGCTTTTGCTGCTCCACCTTCAGCTTCGGTCACTGTAagcaaagcagcagcagctactgttgctgctccttctgctcctccccctcctcctgttgcttttgctttagATGTCGATGCAGTTTCCGTTTCATCTTCCGCCTCTTCTGCCAAACTGCTgcgttgctgctgttgtggtTGCACTTCGGCATAAATGACGGGATATTGCTGTTGTAATTTTTGCTTGATAATCCGAATTTTTCTGAATATATAGTCAAGATCCTTTTTCATTTCGCCCAGACATTTGACGTGACGCTTGAAATCCTCATTGGCAGTCTTCAGTCGACTTTGGGATAGGGCATTACAATTAAGCAACATTTCGTTGGTCTTCTCAAAACGCTGGAGCCTGCATGGAGTATTGATTTATTTACTTTTCCCTACAGATATTAACTGTATTTGTATTGTATGCTCTTACATTTGTTTTTGGGCCCTGATCATTGTCTCGACATCGCCTTGATTGACCATGCCCGCCAATCCTTGTATAAACACCTCAGCAGCTGAATTCCCAGCACTGAAGCCATTAATGGATTCCAGATCCGTATCCATTGTTTGCTCTAACAGACCGCTGACTGCAATTTTGTATGCTTACATTTCGACGAGTGCAAACAGCTGTTCATTGTGATTAGT from the Drosophila willistoni isolate 14030-0811.24 chromosome XR unlocalized genomic scaffold, UCI_dwil_1.1 Seg105, whole genome shotgun sequence genome contains:
- the LOC6645045 gene encoding kxDL motif-containing protein CG10681, yielding MDTDLESINGFSAGNSAAEVFIQGLAGMVNQGDVETMIRAQKQMLQRFEKTNEMLLNCNALSQSRLKTANEDFKRHVKCLGEMKKDLDYIFRKIRIIKQKLQQQYPVIYAEVQPQQQQRSSLAEEAEDETETASTSKAKATGGGGGAEGAATVAAAALLTVTEAEGGAAKAEGGAAKAEGGAAKAAAVDEGSAPATTSTKPTAASGSKKSGATIEYVQMEEAIDNGVVELENELIKRVCSVEIANPNDSSDCTSEDTG